A single Blastococcus sp. Marseille-P5729 DNA region contains:
- the ribH gene encoding 6,7-dimethyl-8-ribityllumazine synthase, which yields MSGEGRPTSVRLSGAGLRLAIVATRWNADLVATMLERAMDCAHDSGIDQPTIVSVAGAVELPVIAQQLARTHDAVVALGAVIRGGTPHFEYVCDSVTAGLTRIALDEGTPIGNGVLTCNTLEQAIERSGGPGSIEDKGYEAAHAAIDAAITLAALRGEK from the coding sequence GTGAGCGGCGAGGGGCGGCCGACGTCGGTTCGGCTGTCGGGGGCCGGGCTGCGCCTGGCGATCGTCGCCACACGCTGGAATGCCGACCTCGTGGCCACGATGCTTGAGCGAGCGATGGACTGCGCGCACGACAGCGGCATCGACCAGCCGACCATCGTGAGCGTCGCCGGTGCGGTCGAACTGCCCGTGATCGCGCAGCAGTTGGCCCGGACGCACGACGCGGTGGTGGCACTCGGCGCGGTGATCCGCGGCGGCACGCCGCACTTCGAGTATGTCTGCGACTCGGTCACTGCCGGGCTGACCCGCATCGCGCTCGACGAGGGCACTCCGATCGGGAACGGTGTGCTCACCTGCAACACGTTGGAGCAGGCGATCGAGCGCAGCGGAGGCCCGGGCTCGATCGAGGACAAGGGTTACGAGGCGGCGCACGCCGCGATCGACGCGGCGATCACGCTGGCCGCGCTGCGAGGAGAGAAGTGA
- a CDS encoding phosphoribosyl-ATP diphosphatase, protein MKSFDELYAELQRKVAAGEAGSGTVQAVRDGVHSAGKKVVEEAAESWMAAEHEDVDRAAEEISQLLYRVQVLMLARGIPMDDVYKYL, encoded by the coding sequence GTGAAGTCATTCGACGAGCTGTATGCCGAGCTACAGCGCAAGGTCGCCGCCGGCGAAGCCGGCTCCGGCACGGTCCAGGCGGTGCGCGACGGCGTGCACTCGGCGGGCAAGAAGGTGGTCGAGGAGGCCGCCGAGTCGTGGATGGCGGCCGAGCACGAGGACGTCGACCGGGCGGCCGAGGAGATCTCCCAGCTGCTGTACCGCGTGCAGGTGCTCATGCTCGCCCGCGGCATCCCCATGGACGACGTCTACAAGTACCTCTAG
- the hisG gene encoding ATP phosphoribosyltransferase yields MLRIAVPNKGSLAEAAATMLREAGYRQRSESKELAILDPDNDVEFFYLRPRDIAVYVGEGTLDLGITGKDLLVDSGTRAAEVLPLGFGASTFRLAALPGTIGSLRDLEGKRVATAYTGVMEGILQREGIDAKIVRLDGAVETAIRLGVADAVADVVQTGTTLRTAGLEIVGEEPLMTSEAVLIGRDGVQQQGAVAQLIRRLQNVLVARRYVMIDYDIRSEQLEAAVAVTPGLESPTVSPLHNEGWHAVRAMVPQGDTNRIMDELWSLGARAILVTDIVACRI; encoded by the coding sequence ATGCTGCGCATCGCCGTACCCAACAAGGGATCGCTGGCCGAGGCGGCCGCCACCATGCTCCGCGAGGCGGGCTATCGCCAGCGCTCCGAGAGCAAGGAACTGGCGATCCTCGACCCGGACAACGACGTCGAGTTCTTCTACCTGCGCCCGCGCGACATCGCGGTGTACGTCGGCGAGGGCACTCTCGATCTCGGCATCACCGGAAAGGACCTGCTGGTCGACTCAGGGACCCGGGCCGCCGAGGTGCTGCCGCTCGGCTTCGGAGCCTCGACGTTCCGTCTGGCCGCGCTACCCGGCACCATCGGGTCGCTGCGCGACCTGGAGGGCAAGCGGGTCGCCACGGCGTACACCGGCGTCATGGAGGGGATCCTGCAGCGGGAGGGGATCGACGCCAAGATCGTCCGGCTGGACGGCGCGGTCGAGACCGCGATCCGGCTCGGAGTCGCCGACGCCGTCGCCGACGTCGTGCAGACCGGAACCACGCTGCGCACGGCCGGGCTGGAGATCGTCGGCGAGGAGCCCCTGATGACCAGCGAGGCGGTGCTGATCGGCCGGGACGGCGTCCAGCAGCAGGGCGCCGTCGCCCAGCTCATCCGCCGCCTGCAGAACGTCCTGGTGGCGCGCCGCTATGTCATGATCGACTACGACATCCGCTCCGAGCAGCTCGAGGCCGCCGTCGCCGTCACCCCTGGGCTGGAGTCCCCGACGGTCTCCCCGCTGCACAACGAGGGCTGGCACGCGGTGCGCGCGATGGTCCCGCAGGGCGACACCAACCGAATCATGGACGAGCTGTGGTCGCTGGGAGCACGCGCGATCCTCGTCACCGACATCGTCGCCTGCCGCATTTGA
- the murA gene encoding UDP-N-acetylglucosamine 1-carboxyvinyltransferase: protein MTNNASSLRIVGGTPLTGEVSVRGAKNLVPKAMVAALLGSTPSTLRNVPNVVDVDIVSGLLKLHGVTVQRSDGRLVMDPGAVDHAEPAEINVHAGASRIPILMCGPLIHRLGRAFIPDLGGCRIGDRPIDFHLDALRQMGAKVRKEAEGLYIDAPEGLIGTKIELSFPSVGATEQVLLSAVLAEGTTELSNAATEPEIMDLICVLQKMGAQITVHAGRVVRIEGVESLQGYDHLALPDRLEAASWACAALATAGDITVLGAEQASMLTFLNVFRQVGGKFQVDDGGNGEPKSIRFWHPGGGLDAIAIETAVAPGFQTDWQQPLVVALTQAEGLSIVHETVYENRLGFTEALNQMGARIQVYRECLGGSTCRFGQRNFQHSAVISGPTQLRGAELEIPDLRGGFSYLIAALAAEGESTLHGLELIYRGYENFLGKLTALNAKYDEL, encoded by the coding sequence GTGACGAACAATGCCTCGTCGCTGAGGATCGTCGGCGGCACCCCGCTGACCGGCGAGGTCTCCGTCCGCGGCGCGAAGAACCTGGTCCCGAAGGCGATGGTCGCGGCGCTGCTCGGCAGCACGCCGAGCACCCTGCGCAATGTGCCCAACGTCGTCGACGTCGACATCGTCTCGGGTCTGCTGAAGCTGCACGGGGTCACCGTGCAGCGCAGCGACGGCCGGCTCGTCATGGACCCCGGCGCGGTCGATCACGCCGAGCCGGCGGAGATCAACGTGCACGCGGGCGCCAGCCGCATCCCCATCCTCATGTGCGGGCCACTGATCCATCGTCTCGGGCGGGCATTCATCCCGGACCTCGGCGGGTGCCGGATCGGCGATCGCCCGATCGACTTCCACCTCGACGCGCTGCGGCAGATGGGTGCCAAGGTCCGCAAGGAGGCCGAAGGCCTCTACATCGATGCCCCCGAGGGCCTCATCGGCACCAAGATCGAGCTGAGCTTCCCGAGCGTGGGCGCGACCGAGCAGGTGCTGCTGAGCGCGGTGCTGGCCGAGGGCACCACCGAGCTGAGCAATGCCGCGACCGAGCCTGAGATCATGGACCTGATCTGCGTCCTGCAGAAGATGGGCGCCCAGATCACGGTCCACGCCGGGCGGGTGGTGCGCATCGAGGGAGTCGAGTCCCTGCAGGGTTATGACCACCTCGCCCTGCCGGACCGCCTGGAGGCGGCGTCCTGGGCGTGCGCCGCCCTCGCGACCGCTGGCGACATCACGGTGCTGGGCGCCGAGCAGGCCTCGATGCTGACCTTCCTGAACGTCTTTCGCCAGGTGGGCGGAAAGTTTCAGGTCGACGACGGCGGCAACGGCGAGCCGAAGTCCATCCGCTTCTGGCACCCTGGCGGCGGCCTCGACGCCATCGCGATCGAGACGGCCGTCGCGCCTGGCTTCCAGACCGACTGGCAACAGCCCCTCGTCGTGGCGCTCACCCAGGCCGAGGGCCTGTCGATCGTGCACGAGACGGTCTATGAGAACCGGCTCGGGTTCACCGAGGCGCTGAACCAGATGGGAGCGCGGATCCAGGTCTACCGCGAGTGCCTGGGCGGATCGACCTGCCGTTTCGGACAGCGCAACTTCCAGCACTCGGCAGTCATCTCCGGGCCCACCCAGCTGCGCGGCGCCGAGCTGGAGATCCCCGACCTACGGGGCGGGTTCTCTTACCTGATCGCAGCGCTGGCCGCGGAGGGGGAGTCGACCCTGCACGGGCTGGAGCTCATCTACCGCGGGTACGAGAACTTCCTTGGCAAACTCACCGCGCTGAACGCCAAGTACGACGAGCTGTAG
- a CDS encoding hydantoinase/oxoprolinase family protein, with translation MSDSTGRAGHIRIGVDTGGTFTDIVAVDTKAGTIATTKTPSTPSNPADGFLTGVHKILEQIGAQPSEIESISHGTTVATNQLLEGKIGELGFITTEGYEFVLEIARQSVPDGYGNSYFWVKPDRIVPADKVKTVGGRLNFKGEEVRPFDEASAREAVRFFKDKGITTLGVCLLHAYANSSHEQRMLEIIREEMPDAVVSLSSEVLREYREYERTMTTLVDAAVKPKVGAYVAGIAERLAELDPERVIPFSIMRSNGGVLSADEVTGQPITTVLSGPAAGALGAAVIAQKAGFDSVVTNDGGGTSSDVTVIQNGQPTLTTEGSVGEYPSKIPMIDVVTVGAGGGSIAWLGPEGTLKVGPKSAGADPGPICYEKGGTEPTITDAHLTLGRIPPHLLGGEIPLNVQAATDGVQQLADKLGLTLEQCATGILEISAWNQANALRQVTVKRGLDVRDFPMVTFGGSGSLLACRLMDILNLPAVLVPPTPGNVSAYGLLTVDVRNDYVQTQVAKHESLDLDRLRATIDELREKAKAALEREGFPPAAQRYEVTADLRYFGQAFEVRVECPEGEITQEWADEVADRFHAAHHALYSYDFKGNDEQKVEWVNLRVTGVGPIARPEIKQIERGTGAEGALIETRQVNYEDQWHETKIYDRAKLGAGDVIEGPAVVQEFGSTVPIHPRFVVDVDANGNLIIKRKDA, from the coding sequence ATGAGCGACAGCACGGGACGCGCCGGGCACATCCGGATCGGCGTCGACACCGGCGGAACCTTCACCGACATCGTCGCGGTGGACACCAAGGCGGGAACGATCGCCACCACGAAGACCCCGTCGACCCCGTCGAACCCGGCGGACGGATTCCTCACTGGCGTCCACAAGATCCTTGAGCAGATCGGCGCCCAGCCCAGCGAGATCGAGTCGATCTCGCACGGCACCACCGTGGCCACCAACCAGCTCCTCGAGGGCAAGATCGGCGAGCTCGGCTTCATCACCACCGAGGGCTACGAGTTCGTCCTCGAGATCGCCCGCCAGTCGGTGCCCGACGGCTACGGCAACTCCTACTTCTGGGTCAAGCCCGACCGCATCGTGCCCGCCGACAAGGTCAAGACCGTCGGCGGCCGGCTGAACTTCAAGGGCGAGGAGGTCCGCCCCTTCGACGAGGCCAGCGCCCGCGAGGCCGTGCGCTTCTTCAAGGACAAGGGCATCACCACCCTCGGTGTCTGCCTGCTGCACGCCTATGCCAACAGCTCCCATGAGCAGCGGATGCTCGAGATCATCCGCGAGGAGATGCCCGACGCCGTCGTCTCGCTCTCCAGCGAGGTGCTGCGCGAGTACCGCGAGTACGAGCGCACCATGACCACGCTCGTGGACGCCGCGGTCAAGCCGAAGGTCGGCGCGTACGTCGCCGGCATCGCCGAGCGGCTGGCCGAGCTCGACCCCGAGCGGGTCATCCCGTTCTCGATCATGCGTAGCAACGGCGGCGTGCTCTCCGCCGACGAGGTCACCGGCCAGCCGATCACGACGGTGCTCTCCGGCCCCGCCGCCGGTGCCCTGGGCGCGGCCGTCATCGCGCAGAAGGCCGGCTTCGACTCGGTCGTCACCAACGACGGCGGTGGCACCTCCAGCGACGTCACCGTCATCCAGAACGGCCAGCCCACCCTGACTACCGAGGGCTCGGTCGGCGAGTATCCCTCGAAGATCCCGATGATCGACGTCGTGACCGTCGGCGCCGGCGGCGGCTCGATCGCCTGGCTCGGCCCCGAGGGCACGCTCAAGGTCGGCCCCAAATCGGCCGGTGCCGACCCCGGCCCGATCTGCTATGAGAAGGGCGGCACCGAGCCGACCATCACCGACGCCCACCTGACCCTCGGCCGGATCCCGCCCCACCTGCTCGGCGGCGAGATCCCGCTGAACGTGCAGGCCGCGACGGACGGCGTCCAGCAGCTCGCCGACAAGCTCGGTCTCACCCTCGAGCAGTGCGCCACCGGCATCCTGGAGATCTCCGCCTGGAATCAGGCCAACGCGCTGCGCCAGGTCACCGTCAAGCGCGGCCTGGACGTCCGCGACTTCCCGATGGTCACCTTCGGCGGCTCGGGATCGCTGCTGGCCTGCCGGCTCATGGACATCCTGAACCTGCCGGCCGTCCTCGTCCCGCCGACACCCGGCAACGTCTCGGCGTACGGACTGCTCACCGTCGACGTCCGCAACGACTACGTGCAGACACAGGTCGCCAAGCACGAGTCGCTGGACCTTGACCGGCTGCGCGCGACCATCGATGAGCTGCGGGAGAAGGCCAAGGCTGCGCTGGAGCGCGAGGGCTTCCCGCCGGCCGCGCAGCGCTACGAGGTCACCGCGGACCTGCGCTACTTCGGCCAGGCGTTCGAGGTGCGCGTCGAGTGCCCCGAGGGGGAGATCACCCAGGAATGGGCTGACGAGGTCGCCGACCGCTTCCACGCCGCCCACCACGCCCTCTACAGCTACGACTTCAAGGGGAACGACGAGCAGAAGGTCGAGTGGGTCAACCTGCGCGTCACCGGCGTCGGCCCGATCGCCCGGCCCGAGATCAAGCAGATCGAGAGGGGGACCGGCGCCGAGGGTGCCTTGATCGAGACCCGACAGGTCAACTACGAGGACCAGTGGCACGAGACGAAGATCTACGATCGCGCCAAGCTCGGTGCGGGCGACGTGATCGAGGGCCCGGCGGTCGTGCAGGAGTTCGGCTCCACGGTGCCGATCCACCCCAGGTTCGTCGTCGACGTCGACGCCAACGGCAACCTCATCATCAAGCGAAAGGACGCGTGA
- a CDS encoding hydantoinase B/oxoprolinase family protein — MSTDTKKVDPVLVEIVAGTLASIEAEVETAIGRTSRSPMIRDAHDYRAGIYDVKMRKLTGRSYSALVQPVVRDYPIETMKPGDVFFHNDVYRSEGGIGHLPDLCVTVPVFQGEEVVGFVQAFGHHDDIGGACPGSMPSNAQSVYEEGLMVPPIKLWDQGVPNESALKIMTRNSRMPDSLAADLDAECSACLMGAKRVSELFERYGRDQVEAAFDAILDANTEVFRKEILSKIPDGEYVWEDYAEQDGVDEPRLYAQRITLTKTSAGDGVTDGHITLDFTGTSPQAKGPINHCGNYSDGNFLAKWLAPILRNLADTPERMAELDVNEGIIPLITMKFPEPGTLLTPIFPAPTNARTFVILRLLGVFAGVLAKAVDGRMPADQETIRYTGVYGEDLEGNSYLMREVLGGGSGGRYYADGEDTIHVVPDSRNLPTEFTESRFPFLVERLGLAVDSGGPGRYRGGLGYEKHFRMLKDCNFMSIADRSILSCWGVKGGKAGRPFEIVIDPDGPNERAVDALSDAEPVKAGEIIRIRTTGGGGWGDPLDRPYDEVLRDLQWGKVSVQGALDDYGVVATKDGDDVSIDEQASDAERATRRESAADDAPFFDRGPGYARLSGGREFADVDHL, encoded by the coding sequence ATGAGCACTGACACCAAGAAGGTCGACCCGGTCCTGGTCGAGATCGTCGCCGGCACCCTCGCATCCATCGAGGCGGAGGTCGAGACCGCCATCGGTCGCACCTCCCGCTCGCCGATGATCCGCGACGCGCACGACTACCGCGCCGGCATCTACGACGTGAAGATGCGCAAGCTCACCGGGCGCTCCTACTCCGCGCTGGTGCAGCCCGTCGTCCGCGACTACCCGATCGAGACGATGAAGCCCGGGGACGTCTTCTTCCACAACGACGTCTACCGCTCCGAGGGCGGCATCGGGCACCTGCCCGACCTCTGCGTCACCGTCCCGGTCTTCCAGGGTGAGGAGGTCGTCGGGTTCGTGCAGGCCTTCGGCCACCACGACGACATCGGCGGCGCCTGCCCCGGCTCGATGCCCTCGAACGCCCAGTCGGTGTACGAGGAGGGCCTGATGGTCCCGCCGATCAAGCTGTGGGACCAGGGGGTGCCCAACGAGTCGGCGCTGAAGATCATGACCCGCAACTCGCGTATGCCGGACTCGCTCGCTGCCGACCTGGACGCCGAGTGCTCCGCCTGCCTGATGGGCGCCAAGCGCGTCAGCGAGCTGTTCGAGCGGTACGGCCGCGACCAGGTGGAGGCCGCCTTCGATGCGATCCTGGATGCCAACACCGAAGTGTTCCGCAAGGAGATCCTCTCCAAGATCCCGGACGGCGAGTACGTGTGGGAGGACTACGCCGAGCAGGACGGCGTCGATGAGCCGCGGTTGTACGCGCAGCGGATCACGCTGACCAAGACCTCGGCCGGCGACGGCGTGACCGACGGGCACATCACCCTGGACTTCACCGGGACCAGCCCGCAGGCCAAGGGCCCGATCAACCACTGCGGCAACTACAGCGACGGCAACTTCCTGGCCAAGTGGCTAGCTCCGATCCTGCGCAATCTCGCCGACACCCCCGAGCGGATGGCCGAGCTCGACGTCAACGAGGGCATCATCCCGCTGATCACGATGAAGTTCCCCGAGCCCGGCACGCTGCTCACGCCGATCTTCCCGGCGCCGACGAACGCCCGCACGTTCGTCATCCTGCGCCTGCTGGGCGTCTTCGCGGGCGTGCTGGCGAAGGCGGTCGACGGGCGGATGCCGGCCGACCAGGAGACGATCCGGTACACCGGCGTGTACGGCGAGGACCTCGAGGGCAACAGCTACCTGATGCGCGAGGTGCTCGGGGGTGGCTCCGGCGGCCGCTACTACGCCGACGGCGAGGACACCATCCATGTCGTGCCGGACTCGCGCAACCTGCCGACCGAGTTCACCGAGTCGCGCTTCCCGTTCCTCGTCGAGCGGCTGGGCCTGGCGGTCGACTCCGGCGGCCCGGGCCGCTATCGCGGCGGCCTCGGCTACGAGAAGCACTTCCGGATGCTGAAGGACTGCAACTTCATGTCCATCGCCGACCGGTCCATCCTCTCCTGCTGGGGTGTCAAGGGCGGCAAGGCCGGACGTCCGTTCGAGATCGTCATCGACCCCGACGGCCCGAACGAGCGCGCCGTCGACGCCCTCTCGGACGCCGAGCCCGTGAAGGCGGGGGAGATCATCCGGATCCGCACCACCGGCGGCGGCGGCTGGGGCGACCCGCTCGACCGGCCGTACGACGAGGTCCTGCGCGACCTGCAGTGGGGCAAGGTCTCGGTCCAGGGCGCGCTCGATGACTACGGCGTCGTGGCCACCAAGGACGGCGACGACGTCTCGATCGACGAGCAGGCCTCGGACGCCGAGCGCGCCACGCGCCGCGAGTCTGCGGCCGACGACGCGCCATTCTTCGACCGCGGTCCCGGCTACGCGCGGCTGTCCGGCGGCAGGGAGTTCGCGGACGTCGATCACCTGTAA
- a CDS encoding SDR family oxidoreductase produces MKIAITGAGGKTGRAVALAVRDLGHEVVPVVRRPHGLQDERIATLDDPAAMSDALADADAAYLIAPNVHPGELGLLRPTIDLCEQSGIRVVYHSVLHPFVPSMPHHLAKAEVEDVLRRSTLTWTILQPASYMDNLLGPVGASREGVWHQPYDVGTPFTPVALEDVGAAAAITLTDPVHAFATYELAGPERLSSQQMAQELQRELDRPIEVRADRDAWEQGVGEHLDPEARRRLGLMFDYYDVHGFAGNPHVLSWLLGRQPVTFTEWIRRHRETLAGS; encoded by the coding sequence ATGAAGATCGCGATCACCGGAGCCGGCGGCAAGACCGGGCGAGCCGTAGCGCTTGCCGTACGCGACCTCGGGCACGAGGTGGTTCCCGTCGTCCGGCGTCCGCACGGGCTGCAGGACGAGCGCATCGCGACGCTGGACGATCCGGCGGCGATGAGTGACGCCCTCGCCGATGCGGACGCCGCCTATCTGATCGCGCCCAATGTGCACCCGGGCGAGCTCGGTCTGCTGCGCCCCACGATCGATCTCTGCGAGCAGTCCGGCATCCGGGTCGTCTACCACTCCGTGCTGCATCCCTTTGTGCCGTCCATGCCCCACCACCTGGCGAAGGCCGAGGTGGAGGACGTGCTGCGGCGCAGCACGCTGACGTGGACGATCCTGCAGCCGGCGTCCTACATGGACAACCTGCTGGGCCCTGTGGGCGCGTCCCGCGAAGGCGTGTGGCATCAGCCTTACGACGTCGGCACGCCGTTCACCCCGGTCGCCCTGGAGGACGTCGGCGCGGCCGCCGCGATCACCCTCACCGACCCCGTGCATGCCTTCGCAACCTACGAGCTCGCGGGCCCTGAACGGCTCAGCTCGCAGCAGATGGCGCAGGAGCTGCAGCGCGAGCTGGACCGCCCGATCGAGGTGCGTGCCGACCGCGATGCGTGGGAGCAGGGGGTCGGTGAGCATCTCGATCCGGAGGCGCGACGCCGACTGGGGTTGATGTTCGACTACTACGACGTCCACGGGTTCGCCGGCAACCCGCACGTGCTGTCCTGGCTGCTCGGCCGGCAGCCGGTCACCTTCACCGAGTGGATCCGCCGGCACCGCGAGACCCTCGCCGGGAGCTGA
- a CDS encoding ABC transporter permease yields the protein MSAPAATSTRVIAQARFDAGTLLRNGEQLMVSLILPAMALVGATLVPFPELDGRRIDAVAPGILALAVLSTAFTGQAISTAFDRRYGVLRLLGATPLGRGGLLAGRILAVLVVEVIQFVVLAAIALGMGWRPDALGILPFFVFWIVGTACFVSFAMLFAGTLRAEAVLALANLVWVIMLGLGTVLPSSTFGEPWSTIVSFTPSGALGEGFRAAFETGAFDWQALGVLAVWTALFAGLARKVFRWSD from the coding sequence ATGAGCGCTCCTGCCGCCACCTCCACCCGAGTTATCGCGCAGGCCCGCTTCGACGCCGGCACCCTGCTGCGCAACGGCGAGCAACTGATGGTCTCGCTCATCCTTCCGGCCATGGCGCTCGTGGGCGCGACGCTGGTTCCCTTCCCCGAGCTCGACGGCCGGCGCATCGACGCCGTCGCACCCGGCATCCTCGCGCTGGCGGTGCTGTCCACCGCGTTCACCGGGCAGGCGATCTCCACCGCGTTCGACCGGCGGTACGGCGTGCTCCGGCTGCTCGGAGCGACTCCCCTGGGCCGGGGTGGGCTGCTCGCCGGCCGGATCCTCGCGGTGCTCGTGGTCGAGGTGATTCAGTTCGTCGTCCTGGCCGCGATCGCGCTGGGCATGGGTTGGCGGCCGGACGCGCTTGGCATCCTGCCGTTCTTCGTCTTCTGGATCGTCGGGACGGCCTGCTTCGTATCGTTCGCGATGCTGTTCGCTGGGACGCTACGTGCCGAGGCGGTGCTGGCTCTGGCGAACCTCGTGTGGGTGATCATGCTGGGCCTCGGGACCGTCCTGCCGTCGTCGACGTTCGGCGAGCCGTGGTCGACGATCGTCTCGTTCACGCCGTCCGGCGCGCTCGGCGAGGGATTCCGCGCCGCCTTCGAGACCGGCGCCTTCGACTGGCAGGCGCTGGGCGTGCTCGCGGTCTGGACGGCACTGTTCGCGGGCCTGGCCCGCAAGGTCTTCCGCTGGTCCGACTAG
- a CDS encoding ABC transporter ATP-binding protein, producing the protein MSPAVVVEDLSKEYGPVRAVDRMSWSAPAGQITAVLGPNGAGKTTTMECLEGLIQPTSGRAEVLGSDPWTAGPEHRARVGVMLQDGGLPNAAKPVRLLHHLATFYADPIPVDRLVRELGIDRFASTPVRQLSGGQRQRVALACALVGNPEVLFLDEPAAGLDPHARLDVWDLIRDTRDRGVAVIVTTHSFEEAERLADRIVIINEGRVAAAGALHELCGDRSLEDVYFGLTRRESAR; encoded by the coding sequence ATGAGCCCAGCGGTTGTGGTCGAGGACCTGTCGAAGGAATACGGGCCGGTGCGCGCCGTCGATCGGATGAGCTGGTCGGCTCCCGCCGGGCAGATCACCGCGGTGCTAGGCCCCAACGGCGCGGGCAAGACCACCACGATGGAGTGCCTGGAAGGGCTGATCCAGCCGACCAGCGGACGCGCCGAGGTGCTCGGCAGCGACCCGTGGACCGCCGGGCCGGAGCATCGGGCCCGGGTCGGTGTCATGCTGCAGGACGGCGGCCTGCCGAACGCCGCCAAGCCGGTGCGGCTGCTGCATCACCTGGCCACCTTCTATGCCGACCCGATTCCGGTCGACCGGCTCGTCCGCGAGCTCGGCATCGACCGGTTCGCCAGCACCCCGGTACGCCAGCTGTCTGGCGGGCAGCGGCAGCGGGTGGCTCTCGCCTGCGCCCTGGTCGGCAACCCCGAGGTGCTCTTCCTCGACGAGCCCGCCGCAGGGCTCGACCCGCACGCGCGCCTCGATGTGTGGGACCTGATCCGTGACACGCGCGATCGCGGCGTGGCCGTCATCGTCACGACGCACTCGTTCGAGGAGGCCGAGCGCCTCGCCGACCGCATCGTCATCATCAACGAGGGCCGGGTCGCTGCGGCGGGCGCGCTTCACGAGCTGTGCGGCGACCGTTCGCTGGAGGACGTTTACTTCGGCCTGACCCGACGGGAGAGCGCCCGATGA
- a CDS encoding carbamate kinase → MTAPDATHRPSRVLVALGGNAMSAPDGSATEQDQTEALGQAAEHISDLVAEGVEVVITHGNGPQVGNLLAKNEYSVAIASPVSLAWCGAQTQATIGLTLMNALDGALQARRVARPVTALVTRTLVDADDPAFGEPVKPIGKYRPGDEAQQFIDLGQHWKDFGEKGWRRVVASPQPLEVLEAQTARFLVDSGSIVVCSGGGGIPVVRQDGRLRGVEAVIDKDLAAAVLGPALGADTLIIATDVEAAIIRYGQPDAEPVGHVSLRRIRELESEGHFAAGSMGPKVSAARTFVENGGAAAIITKLELLAEAARRPVGAVGTVITADGPQE, encoded by the coding sequence ATGACCGCACCAGACGCGACTCACCGGCCCTCCAGAGTCCTCGTCGCACTCGGGGGCAACGCCATGAGCGCGCCGGACGGCAGCGCGACCGAGCAGGACCAGACCGAGGCGCTGGGCCAGGCCGCCGAGCACATCTCGGACCTGGTCGCCGAGGGCGTCGAGGTCGTCATCACCCACGGCAACGGACCGCAGGTGGGCAACCTGCTGGCCAAGAACGAGTACTCCGTCGCGATCGCCTCCCCGGTGTCGCTGGCGTGGTGCGGGGCGCAGACCCAGGCGACCATCGGCCTGACGCTGATGAACGCCCTCGATGGCGCTCTTCAGGCACGGCGCGTCGCACGCCCCGTGACAGCCCTGGTCACGCGGACGCTGGTGGATGCCGACGACCCCGCCTTCGGCGAGCCGGTCAAGCCGATCGGCAAGTACCGGCCCGGTGACGAGGCGCAGCAGTTCATCGACCTCGGCCAGCACTGGAAGGACTTCGGCGAGAAGGGGTGGCGCCGCGTCGTCGCCTCACCGCAGCCGCTGGAGGTGCTCGAAGCGCAGACCGCTCGCTTCCTGGTGGACTCGGGCAGCATCGTCGTCTGCTCCGGCGGTGGAGGGATCCCCGTCGTCCGGCAGGACGGGCGGCTGCGCGGAGTCGAGGCGGTCATCGACAAGGACCTCGCCGCCGCGGTCCTCGGACCGGCGCTCGGCGCCGACACCCTGATCATCGCCACCGACGTCGAGGCCGCGATCATCCGTTACGGGCAACCGGACGCCGAGCCGGTGGGCCACGTGAGCCTGCGGCGCATTCGCGAGCTCGAGAGCGAGGGGCACTTCGCGGCCGGGTCGATGGGACCGAAGGTGTCAGCCGCCCGCACGTTCGTCGAGAATGGCGGTGCCGCGGCGATCATCACGAAACTGGAGCTGCTCGCCGAGGCCGCCCGCCGCCCTGTGGGCGCGGTCGGAACGGTGATCACCGCGGACGGTCCGCAGGAGTAA